Proteins co-encoded in one Deltaproteobacteria bacterium genomic window:
- a CDS encoding RNB domain-containing ribonuclease yields the protein MGILVEYLEEEGLALGLVTASEPKRLSLTDERGRQTRLAPDKVLFRHAGDSITKLVAQLEALAAEVDVRLLWDAVQEERAGEAHEPEALARLYFDVDDPAHSSAVYRALAAERLHFRRKGRGFEARSAAEVESLEAQRELERRTAQELAELTRALRGKRVDAALCERLEAFLRGATDRPLQQALSQLSGEPSAYAFELLLASGHLGQAADLEVLQANLRPEPAPSALAYVEALVPLPLVEPVVRAAFSIDDPDTREVDDALSATAEGDLVRVTIDIADAARLVAPGDPTDVEARRRATSVYLPTGTFYMLPPRLGCNLGSLEVDTPRGALRTTAWIDPTGEVQRVELSRVAIRVGARLDYDAADALLAGPQTDATGAELALLHRAALLLQARRRAAGALLLRRNEWKLKVSPDGSAIDVRPIEPDSPSRALVAEYMILANHLAAKRAQEAGVPLIHRVQPPPLEGAPAVDPQDPAALARLKGFLRPASLSLNPAPHWGLGVAAYSQVSSPLRRYGDLVQQRQLCALVAGEAPPYDAKALLEVLATVEATELEMKRVESAVTQRWALEVVARARRDEPQPARVVGEAGGGARVELLSCGAQGLLTGPGALPVGTELRVLVEKVNPRRGTLRVRPA from the coding sequence GTGGGAATCCTCGTCGAATACCTCGAAGAAGAGGGCCTCGCACTCGGCCTCGTGACCGCGAGCGAGCCCAAGCGGCTCAGTCTCACCGACGAACGCGGGCGGCAGACACGCCTCGCCCCCGACAAGGTCCTCTTTCGCCACGCCGGGGACTCCATCACCAAGCTCGTCGCTCAGCTCGAGGCGCTCGCCGCCGAGGTCGACGTGCGGCTCCTGTGGGACGCGGTGCAGGAGGAGCGCGCGGGAGAAGCCCACGAGCCGGAGGCGCTGGCGCGGCTCTACTTCGACGTGGACGACCCGGCGCACAGCTCGGCTGTCTATCGCGCGCTCGCGGCGGAGCGACTTCACTTCCGCCGCAAGGGACGCGGGTTCGAGGCTCGCAGCGCGGCCGAGGTGGAGAGCCTCGAGGCCCAGCGCGAGCTCGAACGGCGCACGGCGCAAGAGCTCGCCGAGCTGACGCGGGCGCTTCGCGGGAAACGCGTGGACGCGGCCCTCTGCGAGCGGCTCGAGGCCTTTCTCCGGGGCGCGACCGACCGACCGCTCCAGCAGGCCCTGAGCCAGCTGTCGGGGGAACCCAGCGCCTACGCCTTCGAGCTCCTGCTCGCGAGCGGCCACCTCGGGCAGGCGGCCGACCTCGAGGTCCTGCAGGCGAACCTGCGCCCCGAGCCCGCGCCGAGCGCCCTGGCCTACGTCGAGGCGCTCGTCCCGCTACCGCTCGTCGAGCCCGTCGTGCGCGCGGCCTTCTCGATCGACGACCCCGACACGCGGGAGGTGGACGACGCCCTCTCGGCCACCGCCGAAGGGGACCTGGTGCGGGTGACGATCGACATCGCCGACGCCGCGCGGCTGGTGGCGCCGGGAGATCCCACCGACGTGGAGGCCCGCCGGCGCGCCACCTCGGTCTACCTCCCCACGGGGACCTTCTACATGCTTCCGCCGCGCCTCGGCTGCAACCTCGGCAGCCTCGAGGTGGATACGCCCCGCGGGGCCCTGCGCACCACCGCGTGGATCGACCCCACGGGAGAGGTCCAGCGTGTCGAGCTGAGCCGCGTCGCGATCCGAGTGGGCGCGCGCCTCGACTACGACGCGGCCGACGCCCTCCTCGCAGGCCCTCAGACCGACGCCACTGGCGCGGAGCTCGCACTGCTCCACCGCGCGGCCCTGCTCCTGCAAGCGCGCCGGCGGGCAGCGGGCGCCCTGCTCCTGCGCCGCAACGAATGGAAGCTCAAGGTCTCGCCCGACGGCTCGGCCATCGACGTCCGCCCCATCGAGCCGGACTCGCCGAGCCGCGCCCTGGTGGCCGAGTACATGATCCTCGCCAATCACCTCGCGGCGAAGCGCGCGCAGGAGGCCGGTGTGCCGCTCATCCACCGCGTCCAGCCCCCGCCGCTCGAGGGCGCCCCCGCGGTGGACCCGCAAGATCCCGCCGCGCTCGCCCGCCTGAAAGGGTTTCTCCGACCGGCCAGCCTCTCGCTGAACCCGGCTCCGCACTGGGGCCTCGGGGTCGCAGCCTACAGCCAGGTCTCGTCGCCGCTCCGGCGCTACGGGGACCTCGTGCAGCAGCGACAGCTCTGCGCGCTCGTCGCCGGCGAGGCGCCCCCCTACGACGCGAAGGCGCTGCTCGAGGTCCTCGCCACCGTGGAGGCCACCGAGCTCGAGATGAAGCGCGTCGAATCGGCGGTGACCCAGCGATGGGCGCTCGAGGTCGTGGCGCGCGCCCGGCGGGACGAGCCGCAGCCCGCACGCGTGGTGGGCGAGGCCGGCGGAGGGGCGCGCGTGGAGCTTCTCTCGTGCGGGGCGCAGGGGCTGCTGACCGGCCCGGGCGCCTTGCCCGTCGGAACCGAGCTGCGCGTGCTCGTCGAGAAGGTGAACCCCCGCCGCGGCACCCTGCGGGTCCGACCCGCCTGA